The Malus domestica chromosome 13, GDT2T_hap1 genome includes a window with the following:
- the LOC103453241 gene encoding stem-specific protein TSJT1-like, with amino-acid sequence MLAVFDKSVAKSPEALQSPQSGSASALKDGFLARQFASVHPSSVTVNLGSSGVIAYSLDKQNPLLPRLFAVVDDIFCLFQGHIENVALLKQQYGLNKTANEVIIVIEAFRTLRDRGPYPADQVVRDIQGKFAFVLFDSASKAAFVAADPDGNVPFFWGTDSEGHLVLADDSEVVKKGCGNSFAPFPKGCFFTSSGGLRSYEHPHNELKAVPRVDSSGEMCGANFKVDAETKKESSGIPRVGSAANWSTNY; translated from the exons ATGCTGGCAGTGTTCGACAAATCGGTCGCCAAAAGCCCCGAGGCGCTGCAGAGCCCTCAGTCTGGATCAGCCTCCGCCCTGAAAGATGGGTTTCTGGCGCGGCAGTTTGCCTCTGTGCACCCTTCCTCCGTCACTGTCAATCTTGGCTCTTCTGGTGTAATCGCCTACTCTCTCGACAAACAGAACCCTCTTCTTCCAAG GTTGTTTGCGGTTGTGGACGACATTTTCTGCCTGTTCCAAGGCCACATTGAGAACGTTGCTCTTCTTAAGCAACAATATGGATTGAACAAAACAGCCAATGAGGTGATCATCGTGATTGAAGCTTTCAGGACTCTGAGAGACCGAGGTCCTTATCCTGCTGACCAGGTTGTGAGAGATATCCAAGGGAAGTTTGCATTTGTTCTCTTTGACAGTGCTTCCAAAGCCGCTTTTGTAGCTGCT GATCCTGATGGGAATGTTCCCTTCTTCTGGGGAACTGATTCTGAAGGCCATCTTGTTCTTGCAGATGATtcagaagttgtgaaaaagggcTGCGGAAATTCTTTTGCACCATTTCCTAAAG GTTGTTTCTTCACTTCCTCTGGAGGCTTGAGGAGTTACGAGCATCCCCACAATGAGTTGAAGGCGGTGCCACGTGTGGATAGCTCAGGTGAAATGTGTGGTGCCAATTTCAAGGTCGATGCTGAAACTAAGAAGGAATCGAGTGGCATCCCAAGAGTTGGGAGTGCTGCCAACTGGTCGACAAATTACTAA